One Acropora palmata chromosome 2, jaAcrPala1.3, whole genome shotgun sequence genomic window carries:
- the LOC141866879 gene encoding uncharacterized protein LOC141866879: MDKLLKEIATKLQLLEFKQNKTKDIVEKGNTGTIERHREALVALAKEVDVVKGKIEEKKLEGGESMDEVCTWSSEIDAKIEGVDAEIDYLGRHLREKRQQSELAEKEGEEALLEKEREKQLKFEKEKLEMKLKYEEKSAELRNGKQGESSGSHAKLPKLSITKYDGTYEQWLPFWNKFCAEIESTNLAPVTKFAYLKELLKPQVRADIDGLPFSTEGYERAKNILQSEYGKTSEIVNAYVNNIMGLPTIMGENPRDVEEFYKRLLYNVQSLETLGKLRDVAGNVRAVLDKLKGIKSDLVRGHERWQEWDFRQLLKAIKRWKDINPVTDASQSEIQRSEPTYSPKEKNVKNDGFLRRRSYQTRQDIGRQMYGCVYCDKTGHFSANCPKVVSVGDRKKILSQKQLCFNCTGDRHRAESCRSRGCHNCQRKHHTSICDQTNNVNVGRFLTAQDKGSGKVIYPVVVVKVNGIKCRALLDTAAGSSYASSAILDHLRIRPLREEFKRIEMMLGSVNKAIGVYGVTIDSLDGNFRLETEVTKVDRGSLLSLENPKYSEAIQKYPHLTGIQMTDRDDKPELPVHIILGVSDYAKIRTETRPKIGSPGEPVAELTKFGWTIMSPGKEADISSMLLTQTAAADYEQLCKLDVLGIQDTAIGDQTDVYEEFKEQLTRNAEGWYETGLPWKGNHPTLPNNKAGSLKRLENTVRKLENQGLLEQYDAIIKEQLVEGIVEPAEEQFVGREFYIPHKPVIRESAESTKLRIVYDASARAYDKAPSLNDCLHAGPPLQNQLWSVMVRARFHPVLTTGDMKQAFLQVRIRMQDRDAMRFHWIADLKTRRVEALRFTRALFGLSSSPFLLGGVIKQHLEICRKAHPEIVNEIEKSLYVDDLINGGPTVEAAKQVKETSTEVFAQGGFTLHKWHSNATELDAMSANQVSETQETYAKQQLGAPQRGKGALLGVPWDKEKDTIEVKFPGERVQPTKRNLLTKLAKVYDPLGFASPTTLSGKLLYRKACELKIAWDAELPKELVKQLSLWEEGLPPSITVPRPLTAKREKITNIDLHCFGDASGRGVSAALYAVVTQPSGVNVGLVTAKARLAKQGLSIPRLELVSGHMAINLINNTRDALEGFPVGEMYCWLDSTVALHWIRGAGSYKQFVSNRVSKIQQHSNVQWRHVTSQENPADLGSRGGNVQGEELWWRGPKWLAEKESWPRDIVTNSTPESQAEAQVTREVFAVAREVTDEFDVLLEKFSLWKVLRVCAWISRFANNTRKHKEQRTKGPLTTVEIERQTLFWVARAQNNAKGSEKFEEDRLQLNLQERQDGLLECRGRIQGDYPIYLPDSHPFTEKLTMVAHQSTLHGGVGLSLTKVRERYWVPRLRRLAKKVIKKCYGCKRFQAVALKRPPPGNLPRDRTEGRAAFQVIGVDFAGPLKYRKGKKNEGKAYIVLYACSLTRGIYLELLPNMETTEFITSLKRFIAHRGRPEKIYSDNGKTFVGAANVLKTIMHDEKVHDYLAKHRIMWQFNLSRAPWWGGQFERLIGLVKRALYKAIGGGLLTWAELQDVLLDVEVTLNNRPLSYVEDDPQLPVLTPNSLLFGQPNLLPELEHHHLESPDLRRRAKYLKRCKDAMWRRWTDDYLRGLREQHRLKHPGSQSDIAVGDVMLVKDDERNRGKWKMGIVVEVITGRDGIARAARMKTGTGSYLERALQQLYPLELSCDREPQGAQNVLSVNAAEFAPRRETRQAARDALRRIAAFASDENN; the protein is encoded by the coding sequence ATGGATAAACTTCTTAAAGAGATTGCTACGAAGCTTCAACTTCTGGAATTCAAGCAAAACAAGACTAAAGACATCGTTGAGAAGGGAAACACTGGGACTATTGAGAGGCATCGCGAGGCACTGGTGGCGCTGGCCAAGGAGGTGGACGTAGTCAAGGGGAAGatcgaagaaaagaaactggaaGGCGGTGAGTCGATGGATGAGGTATGTACCTGGAGTAGCGAAATAGATGCAAAAATAGAGGGCGTAGACGCGGAGATTGATTATCTGGGAAGACACTTAAGAGAAAAGAGACAGCAATCGGAATTGGCTGAGAAAGAGGGTGAAGAAGCCTtattagaaaaagaaagagaaaaacaactcaaattcgaaaaagaaaagttggaaatgaagcTAAAGTACGAGGAGAAGTCTGCAGAACTAAGAAATGGGAAACAGGGGGAGTCGAGTGGTTCGCACGCAAAGTTGCCAAAGCTATCAATTACCAAATACGATGGGACATATGAACAATGGCttccattttggaataaattCTGCGCGGAAATCGAGTCAACGAATTTAGCGCCAGTAACAAAATTTGCGTATTTAAAGGAACTTCTCAAGCCACAAGTAAGAGCGGATATTGATGGGCTTCCGTTCAGTACCGAGGGTTACGAAAGGGCCAAAAACATCCTTCAGTCAGAGTATGGGAAAACCTCGGAAATCGTTAATGCGTACGTAAACAACATCATGGGCCTGCCAACTATTATGGGAGAAAATCCAAGGGATGTAGAGGAGTTTTACAAACGTCTTTTGTATAACGTGCAAAGTCTAGAAACGCTCGGCAAATTGCGTGATGTTGCAGGAAATGTTAGAGCTGTGCTAGACAAACTTAAAGGGATTAAATCTGACTTAGTGCGGGGCCATGAACGGTGGCAGGAGTGGGATTTTAGACAACTACTGAAAGCGATTAAGCGTTGGAAGGACATCAACCCAGTAACAGATGCAAGCCAAAGCGAGATCCAACGAAGTGAGCCAACTTACAGCccaaaggaaaagaatgtTAAGAATGACGGGTTTTTGCGCCGGAGATCCTATCAGACCCGACAGGATATAGGGAGACAGATGTATGGGTGTGTCTATTGTGATAAGACCGGTCACTTTTCAGCAAATTGTCCCAAAGTTGTCTCAGTTGGTGACCGCAAAAAGATCCTCAGCCAAAAGCAATTATGTTTTAATTGCACCGGTGACAGACACAGAGCTGAAAGCTGTAGAAGCCGCGGATGTCACAACTGTCAACGCAAGCATCACACGTCGATTTGTGACCAGACAAACAACGTAAATGTCGGAAGATTTTTGACTGCACAAGACAAGGGATCAGGCAAGGTCATTTATCCTGTTGTTGTGGTCAAGGTTAATGGAATCAAATGCCGTGCCCTCCTTGACACTGCGGCAGGCAGTTCGTATGCGTCCTCTGCCATTTTGGACCATCTCCGCATCAGACCACTTCGTGAAGAATTCAAACGCATAGAAATGATGCTGGGATCAGTCAACAAGGCGATCGGGGTTTATGGAGTGACGATTGACAGCCTTGACGGAAATTTTCGGTTGGAAACTGAAGTCACGAAAGTGGATCGTGGGTCCTTGTTATCACTAGAAAACCCAAAATACTCTGAAGCCATCCAAAAGTACCCCCATCTTACAGGCATACAGATGACAGATCGAGATGACAAGCCCGAACTTCCAGTTCATATTATACTGGGCGTGAGCGACTATGCAAAAATAAGAACAGAGACCAGACCAAAGATAGGAAGTCCTGGAGAGCCCGTCGCAGAGTTAACGAAATTTGGATGGACAATTATGTCGCCTGGGAAGGAAGCGGACATCTCTAGTATGCTTCTAACTCAAACTGCAGCAGCGGACTACGAACAGCTTTGCAAACTAGACGTGCTCGGAATACAAGACACAGCAATCGGTGATCAAACGGACGTGTACGAAGAGTTTAAGGAGCAGTTAACTCGAAATGCGGAGGGCTGGTACGAGACAGGGCTGCCATGGAAAGGAAACCACCCTACCCTACCTAATAACAAGGCGGGAAGTTTGAAACGACTAGAAAATACCGTTCGAAAACTGGAGAACCAGGGTCTTTTGGAGCAGTATGACGCTATCATTAAAGAGCAGCTTGTTGAGGGAATCGTAGAGCCGGCCGAAGAGCAGTTTGTGGGACGAGAATTTTACATTCCACACAAACCCGTGATCAGAGAAAGCGCTGAAAGTACAAAGCTTCGTATTGTCTATGATGCTTCAGCTCGCGCATATGACAAAGCACCCTCGCTCAATGATTGCCTTCACGCGGGCCCGCCCCTTCAAAATCAACTGTGGTCAGTGATGGTGCGAGCAAGATTTCACCCGGTTCTTACGACAGGCGACATGAAGCAAGCCTTCTTGCAAGTCAGGATCCGCATGCAGGACCGTGATGCCATGCGATTCCACTGGATTGCTGACCTTAAGACAAGGCGGGTAGAAGCTTTGCGATTTACGAGAGCTCTGTTCGGACTGTCGTCATCGCCATTCCTGCTAGGGGGAGTCATAAAGCAACATTTAGAGATCTGTCGCAAAGCCCACCCTGAGATTGTAAACGAGATTGAGAAGAGTTTGTACGTTGACGATTTGATCAACGGTGGTCCTACTGTGGAGGCTGCTAAACAAGTCAAGGAGACCTCAACCGAAGTATTTGCTCAAGGGGGATTCACACTTCACAAATGGCACTCGAACGCCACGGAGCTAGACGCAATGAGTGCAAATCAGGTCAGTGAGACGCAAGAGACTTATGCGAAACAGCAACTAGGCGCCCCTCAGAGGGGAAAAGGGGCCCTCCTTGGAGTTCCATGGGACAAAGAAAAGGACACTATCGAAGTCAAGTTCCCCGGTGAACGAGTCCAGCCCACCAAGAGAAACTTACTGACGAAGCTGGCCAAAGTTTACGACCCCCTCGGGTTCGCCTCGCCCACAACACTGAGTGGGAAACTGCTTTACCGCAAGGCCTGTGAACTGAAGATAGCATGGGACGCAGAACTACCAAAGGAACTAGTCAAGCAGCTGTCTTTATGGGAAGAAGGTTTGCCTCCAAGCATAACCGTGCCCAGACCTCTCACGGcaaaaagggagaaaattACCAACATCGACCTGCACTGTTTCGGTGACGCGAGTGGTAGAGGGGTTTCAGCCGCCCTGTATGCTGTGGTCACACAGCCCTCTGGGGTCAACGTTGGGCTTGTAACTGCGAAAGCGAGATTGGCAAAGCAAGGCCTGAGCATCCCCCGACTGGAGCTGGTTTCGGGCCACATGGCGATTAATCTGATAAATAATACAAGAGACGCGCTCGAGGGCTTTCCTGTCGGTGAAATGTATTGTTGGCTGGACAGTACAGTCGCCTTGCACTGGATACGAGGAGCTGGGAGTTACAAACAGTTTGTCAGCAACCGGGTTAGCAAGATCCAGCAACATTCAAACGTACAATGGCGTCACGTGACGAGTCAAGAGAACCCTGCAGATCTGGGAAGTCGTGGTGGAAATGTACAAGGAGAGGAGCTATGGTGGAGAGGACCCAAATGGTTAGCAGAGAAAGAAAGCTGGCCACGCGACATCGTGACGAACAGCACACCAGAAAGCCAAGCAGAAGCACAAGTGACCAGAGAAGTGTTTGCCGTTGCCCGAGAAGTGACGGACGAGTTTGACGTACTGCTAGAGAAGTTTTCTCTGTGGAAAGTATTGAGAGTTTGTGCCTGGATTTCGCGTTTTGCGAACAACACCCGCAAACACAAAGAGCAAAGGACAAAGGGACCCCTCACGACTGTCGAGATAGAGAGGCAAACACTTTTCTGGGTGGCACGAGCTCAAAACAACGCGAAAGGAAGCGAGAAGTTTGAAGAAGATCGACTACAGCTAAACCTACAAGAGAGACAAGACGGGCTACTGGAGTGTCGCGGGAGAATCCAGGGAGATTATCCCATTTATCTTCCAGACAGTCACCCCTTCACAGAGAAACTAACAATGGTTGCTCATCAGTCCACACTCCACGGGGGAGTTGGACTCTCTCTTACAAAGGTGCGCGAACGTTACTGGGTTCCGAGATTAAGACGATTAGCGAAGAAGGTGATTAAGAAATGCTATGGATGCAAAAGATTCCAGGCAGTCGCATTAAAAAGACCACCTCCTGGAAATTTACCGAGAGATCGAACTGAGGGAAGAGCAGCATTTCAAGTGATCGGTGTTGACTTCGCTGGCCCTCTAAAGTACCGAAAGGGAAAGAAGAACGAAGGCAAGGCATACATTGTACTCTACGCTTGTAGCCTAACACGTGGAATCTATTTAGAGTTGCTGCCAAACATGGAGACCACAGAATTCATTACCAGTTTGAAGAGGTTTATCGCACACAGGGGACGTCCAGAAAAGATCTATTCCGACAATGGGAAAACGTTTGTTGGCGCCGCGAACGTTCTCAAGACCATCATGCATGACGAGAAAGTTCACGATTACCTGGCGAAGCACAGAATAATGTGGCAATTCAACCTAAGCAGGGCTCCCTGGTGGGGAGGACAGTTCGAACGGCTAATCGGACTGGTCAAACGAGCACTATATAAGGCCATCGGTGGTGGCTTACTGACATGGGCAGAGCTGCAGGACGTCTTATTAGACGTTGAAGTTACACTCAACAACCGCCCCCTTAGCTACGTGGAGGATGATCCGCAGCTGCCAGTCCTCACTCCTAACTCGTTGCTGTTCGGACAACCGAACCTCCTACCGGAGTTGGAACACCATCATCTAGAGTCCCCAGACCTCAGGAGGCGTGCGAAGTACCTCAAGCGGTGTAAAGACGCGATGTGGCGACGGTGGACGGATGACTATTTACGGGGGTTACGCGAGCAGCATCGCCTTAAACATCCGGGAAGCCAAAGTGACATAGCAGTAGGTGACGTGATGTTGGTAAAGGACGACGAAAGAAACCGCGGAAAATGGAAGATGGGGATCGTTGTCGAGGTAATCACTGGGCGAGATGGTATAGCAAGAGCTGCGAGGATGAAAACCGGAACTGGGTCGTACCTTGAGCGAGCGCTACAACAGCTCTACCCTCTTGAGTTGTCGTGTGATCGTGAACCCCAGGGAGCACAGAATGTACTAAGCGTCAACGCAGCAGAGTTCGCCCCAAGGAGAGAAACGAGGCAGGCAGCACGGGATGCCCTAAGACGCATTGCTGCTTTTGCAAGTGACGagaacaattaa
- the LOC141866889 gene encoding uncharacterized protein LOC141866889 isoform X1, with the protein MSKAEYNDLLLRISERLDDINALHRALFICREKLAGEDIHDSISLLIKLEQKGFLGVDDLQELKDILKAVEEWDLLEKVVKIESMRRGYKEFLGVVIGELEQLNDLERLMSTVGRVKRIPEERKNDVHDVRSLVQVLEEMNFLGIDRLDLLREILSEQKKDELLTKLAEFQKRRVEYETHERRKARGAAVWSSTRTASQRMIGEVRVHCTFRTLSGVVLVVGTGLILRRCSTLEDFVEAFTVATLPAANALRAISEGSVCFTVRAETSLALEELHKRYSTGRLQRDLQEFLVTDNIRQLANGEEVVVSLYIDEKEFREALDDLTNVDQEGRDDIEEKQSRFLNEEKLAFVQNYLENTEDTRSLATRTSGDGTESHSAPSDLAWEEPGEVSMEPCLKDLSKEIIAEFAWRLGCDKVSCNQFYHSFGLENRPPQKMFVYIGDLGELFPDTPIKLLINVCQALQLNDLVELLEKAAKPRTLRPALPLEEIAKLPSDSKRPTTFYGKVKIVFVGDGEETFDTIGNVFKKICPGSKISRSKPDVDLSQFQRSFGLDMERHNIVLQIREVEYYEERVSKLYCRPRESDLKKNELEKRKDEIEKELLQMSGDLQAKKKKIELDIFSAFNKSWGKERDDKSTLLVAFQVPNLKSDTTTLSYRDHMLTLGYLPRLPYPEGTDFRDPITGIMIEKLTSFPTAPKVVVTPTWSDIPSKEFGEIPECLHVEYEGKGALSTILEVLSKRWQTRDLISILREAQRSVPNKCGNSIKDITENLSAIPRFQLTPEQS; encoded by the exons ATGTCCAAAGCAGAGTACAACGATTTGCTGCTACGCATAAGCGAGAGACTGGACGACATCAATGCTCTTCATCGTGCACTCTTCATATGCAGAGAGAAACTAGCCGGTGAGGATATTCACGATTCGATCTCCTTGCTTATAAAATTGGAACAGAAAGGTTTTCTTGGGGTTGATGACCTGCAGGAACTTAAAGACATTCTGAAAGCTGTAGAGGAATGGGATCTTCTTGAAAAAGTCGTCAAGATTGAAAGCATGAGAAGAGGATACAAGGAGTTTCTTGGAGTGGTCATTGGTGAGCTCGAACAACTCAATGATTTGGAACGGCTAATGTCTACCGTCGGGAGAGTAAAGAGGATaccagaagaaagaaaaaacgatGTTCACGATGTTCGGTCACTAGTTCAAGTCTTGGAGGAAATGAATTTTCTCGGTATCGACCGTCTTGACCTTTTGAGGGAAATTCTCAGCGAACAGAAGAAAGATGAACTTCTGACGAAATTGGCAGAGTTTCAGAAACGTCGAGTCGAATACGAGACACACGAAAGGCGAAAAG CGCGAGGAGCAGCCGTTTGGTCGTCCACAAGAACTGCTAGTCAAAGGATGATAGGAG AAGTTCGAGTCCACTGTACTTTTCGAACGCTCAGTGGTGTTGTATTGGTTGTTGGTACTGGATTGATCCTGCGCAGATGCTCCACTCTGGAGGATTTTGTGGAAGCTTTCACAGTCGCAACTTTACCTGCAGCAAATGCATTGCGTGCCATAAGTGAGGGGTCTGTGTGCTTCACGGTTCGGGCTGAAACCAGTTTGGCTCTTGAGGAATTACATAAACGATACAGTACAGGTAGACTGCAGAGAGATCTTCAAGAGTTCTTGGTGACGGATAACATCAGACAACTAGCGAATGGAGAAGAAGTGGTAGTATCTTTGTACATCGATGAAAAGGAATTCAGGGAAGCCCTTGATGATCTGACAAACGTAGATCAAGAAG GTCGCGACGACATCGAAGAGAAGCAGTCAAGATTCTTAAACGAGGAGAAGCTGGCTTTCGTTCAGAATTATTTGGAAAATACGGAGGATACACGCAGTTTGGCAACAAGAACATCGGGCGATGGAACTGAAAGTCATAGTGCACCATCTGACTTAGCGTGGGAGGAACCAGGCG AAGTCAGCATGGAACCTTGTTTGAAAGACCTTAGTAAAGAAATCATTGCGGAGTTCGCCTGGAGACTTGGATGTGATAAAGTTTCATGCAATCAGTTTTATCACTCGTTTGGATTAGAGAATCGTCCACCCCAAAAGATGTTTGTATACATTGGAGATCTTGGCGAGTTATTTCCCGATACTCCTATCAAGTTGCTTATAAATGTCTGTCAGGCCCTGCAGTTGAACGATCTCGTTGAACTTTTGGAGAAGGCTGCAAAACCTCGCACACTGCGTCCCGCTCTGCCACTGGAAGAAATAGCCAAGTTACCGAGTGACAGTAAACGGCCAACAACGTTTTACGGCAAGGTGAAAATTGTGTTTGTTGGTGATGGAGAAGAAACGTTTGACACCATCGGAAATGTTTTCAAGAAGATCTGTCCAGGAAGCAAAATTTCTAGATCAAAACCTGATGTAGATCTCTCACAATTTCAAAGAAGCTTCGGGCTAGATATGGAGAGACACAACATTGTGCTTCAAATTAGAGAGGTGGAATATTACGAAGAAAGGGTAAGTAAATTGTACTGTCGTCCTCGCGAGAgcgatttaaaaaaaaatgaactggAAAAACGCAAGGATGAGATTGAGAAAGAACTTTTGCAGATGAGTGGAGATTTAcaagcaaagaagaaaaagattgAACTTGATATTTTCAGTGCTTTCAACAAATCATGGGGTAAAGAAAGAG atgaCAAATCTACCCTTTTAGTCGCGTTTCAAGTTCCGAACTTGAAAAGTGACACCACTACGTTAAGTTATCGTGATCATATGCTTACATTGGGTTATCTTCCGAGGTTACCATATCCTGAGGGTACGGACTTCAGGGATCCGATTACGGGCATAATGATAGAGAAGTTGACGTCATTTCCAACTGCACCAAAAGTTGTGGTTACTCCTACTTGGAGCGATATTCCTTCAAAGGAATTTGGAGAAATTCCAGAGTGTCTTCATGTGGAGTATGAGGGTAAAGGAGCCTTGAGCACCATTCTGGAAGTTCTTTCCAAGCGCTGGC
- the LOC141866889 gene encoding uncharacterized protein LOC141866889 isoform X3 codes for MSKAEYNDLLLRISERLDDINALHRALFICREKLAGEDIHDSISLLIKLEQKGFLGVDDLQELKDILKAVEEWDLLEKVVKIESMRRGYKEFLGVVIGELEQLNDLERLMSTVGRVKRIPEERKNDVHDVRSLVQVLEEMNFLGIDRLDLLREILSEQKKDELLTKLAEFQKRRVEYETHERRKARGAAVWSSTRTASQRMIGEVRVHCTFRTLSGVVLVVGTGLILRRCSTLEDFVEAFTVATLPAANALRAISEGSVCFTVRAETSLALEELHKRYSTGRLQRDLQEFLVTDNIRQLANGEEVVVSLYIDEKEFREALDDLTNVDQEGRDDIEEKQSRFLNEEKLAFVQNYLENTEDTRSLATRTSGDGTESHSAPSDLAWEEPGEVSMEPCLKDLSKEIIAEFAWRLGCDKVSCNQFYHSFGLENRPPQKMFVYIGDLGELFPDTPIKLLINVCQALQLNDLVELLEKAAKPRTLRPALPLEEIAKLPSDSKRPTTFYGKVKIVFVGDGEETFDTIGNVFKKICPGSKISRSKPDVDLSQFQRSFGLDMERHNIVLQIREVEYYEERVSKLYCRPRESDLKKNELEKRKDEIEKELLQMSGDLQAKKKKIELDIFSAFNKSWGKERGYHILRVRTSGIRLRA; via the exons ATGTCCAAAGCAGAGTACAACGATTTGCTGCTACGCATAAGCGAGAGACTGGACGACATCAATGCTCTTCATCGTGCACTCTTCATATGCAGAGAGAAACTAGCCGGTGAGGATATTCACGATTCGATCTCCTTGCTTATAAAATTGGAACAGAAAGGTTTTCTTGGGGTTGATGACCTGCAGGAACTTAAAGACATTCTGAAAGCTGTAGAGGAATGGGATCTTCTTGAAAAAGTCGTCAAGATTGAAAGCATGAGAAGAGGATACAAGGAGTTTCTTGGAGTGGTCATTGGTGAGCTCGAACAACTCAATGATTTGGAACGGCTAATGTCTACCGTCGGGAGAGTAAAGAGGATaccagaagaaagaaaaaacgatGTTCACGATGTTCGGTCACTAGTTCAAGTCTTGGAGGAAATGAATTTTCTCGGTATCGACCGTCTTGACCTTTTGAGGGAAATTCTCAGCGAACAGAAGAAAGATGAACTTCTGACGAAATTGGCAGAGTTTCAGAAACGTCGAGTCGAATACGAGACACACGAAAGGCGAAAAG CGCGAGGAGCAGCCGTTTGGTCGTCCACAAGAACTGCTAGTCAAAGGATGATAGGAG AAGTTCGAGTCCACTGTACTTTTCGAACGCTCAGTGGTGTTGTATTGGTTGTTGGTACTGGATTGATCCTGCGCAGATGCTCCACTCTGGAGGATTTTGTGGAAGCTTTCACAGTCGCAACTTTACCTGCAGCAAATGCATTGCGTGCCATAAGTGAGGGGTCTGTGTGCTTCACGGTTCGGGCTGAAACCAGTTTGGCTCTTGAGGAATTACATAAACGATACAGTACAGGTAGACTGCAGAGAGATCTTCAAGAGTTCTTGGTGACGGATAACATCAGACAACTAGCGAATGGAGAAGAAGTGGTAGTATCTTTGTACATCGATGAAAAGGAATTCAGGGAAGCCCTTGATGATCTGACAAACGTAGATCAAGAAG GTCGCGACGACATCGAAGAGAAGCAGTCAAGATTCTTAAACGAGGAGAAGCTGGCTTTCGTTCAGAATTATTTGGAAAATACGGAGGATACACGCAGTTTGGCAACAAGAACATCGGGCGATGGAACTGAAAGTCATAGTGCACCATCTGACTTAGCGTGGGAGGAACCAGGCG AAGTCAGCATGGAACCTTGTTTGAAAGACCTTAGTAAAGAAATCATTGCGGAGTTCGCCTGGAGACTTGGATGTGATAAAGTTTCATGCAATCAGTTTTATCACTCGTTTGGATTAGAGAATCGTCCACCCCAAAAGATGTTTGTATACATTGGAGATCTTGGCGAGTTATTTCCCGATACTCCTATCAAGTTGCTTATAAATGTCTGTCAGGCCCTGCAGTTGAACGATCTCGTTGAACTTTTGGAGAAGGCTGCAAAACCTCGCACACTGCGTCCCGCTCTGCCACTGGAAGAAATAGCCAAGTTACCGAGTGACAGTAAACGGCCAACAACGTTTTACGGCAAGGTGAAAATTGTGTTTGTTGGTGATGGAGAAGAAACGTTTGACACCATCGGAAATGTTTTCAAGAAGATCTGTCCAGGAAGCAAAATTTCTAGATCAAAACCTGATGTAGATCTCTCACAATTTCAAAGAAGCTTCGGGCTAGATATGGAGAGACACAACATTGTGCTTCAAATTAGAGAGGTGGAATATTACGAAGAAAGGGTAAGTAAATTGTACTGTCGTCCTCGCGAGAgcgatttaaaaaaaaatgaactggAAAAACGCAAGGATGAGATTGAGAAAGAACTTTTGCAGATGAGTGGAGATTTAcaagcaaagaagaaaaagattgAACTTGATATTTTCAGTGCTTTCAACAAATCATGGGGTAAAGAAAGAG GTTACCATATCCTGAGGGTACGGACTTCAGGGATCCGATTACGGGCATAA